GTTATAACAAGAAGTGAGGGAGAGGAACCATTCAGACACGTTGTTATTTCCTTAAAGAAGGATTATTCAAAAAAGGACCGGAATCAGGAAAGAGATAAATAGACAAATAACTATGAGGGGTTGAGGCTGTCGGAAGGCACCCTCGCCCCTTTTCTTAAACAGGTGTTTATTCAGGTGATTGAATATGAAGATGAATACAATAGCGGCCATCGCCACAGCCATGTCCAGTTCCGGTATCGGAATTGTAAGGATCAGCGGCGAGGAGTCATTTCAGATTATAGATAAGATTTTTAAGGGTAAGGGAAAAGGGGAGAAAAAGCTTTCTAATGAGCCATCTCATACCATCCATTACGGCTATATTTGTGACGGGGATGAGGTCATTGATGAGGTTCTGGTTCTGATCATGAGAGGGCCAAGAAGCTATACGGCAGAGGATACGGTTGAGATTGACTGCCATGGAGGAGTTCTTGTAACGAAAAGAATTCTGGAGACTGTGTTAAAGTACGGTGCCAGTCCTGCGGAGCCTGGAGAATTTACGAAAAGGGCATTTTTAAACGGCAGGGTGGATTTATCCCAGGCTGAGGCTGTTATTGATGTGATTAATGCCAAAAATAATTATGCCTTAAAGTCTTCTGTCAGCCAGCTGGAGGGAGCTGTTTCCAGGAAAATAAAGGATATGAGGGATAAAATTATTTATCATATCGCTTTTATTGAATCAGCTCTTGATGATCCGGAACACATTTCCCTGGATGGGTATCAGGAGCTTCTTTTGGAGGCAATTAAGCCTTTAAAAGAGGAACTGAATCTTCTTATTAAGTCTGCGGATAATGGAAGAGTTCTTTCAGAAGGCATTGAGACTGTTATATTAGGAAAGCCCAATGCAGGAAAATCTTCCCTTTTAAATGTTCTGGTGGGAGAGGAGCGGGCAATTGTTACGG
The nucleotide sequence above comes from Lacrimispora sp. BS-2. Encoded proteins:
- the mnmE gene encoding tRNA uridine-5-carboxymethylaminomethyl(34) synthesis GTPase MnmE, which translates into the protein MKMNTIAAIATAMSSSGIGIVRISGEESFQIIDKIFKGKGKGEKKLSNEPSHTIHYGYICDGDEVIDEVLVLIMRGPRSYTAEDTVEIDCHGGVLVTKRILETVLKYGASPAEPGEFTKRAFLNGRVDLSQAEAVIDVINAKNNYALKSSVSQLEGAVSRKIKDMRDKIIYHIAFIESALDDPEHISLDGYQELLLEAIKPLKEELNLLIKSADNGRVLSEGIETVILGKPNAGKSSLLNVLVGEERAIVTDIAGTTRDTLKEQIRLEDLSLNIIDTAGIRDTEDVVERIGVEKARNAAQEADLIIYVVDGSCPLDENDEEILEFIENRKAVVLLNKTDLIPVVTEDMLKKKTGHQVIPISAKEGIGIGNLEDEIKAMFYQGEIDFNDQVYITNVRHKNALLEALKSLSMVEDSVKEGMPEDFYSIDLMDAYEQLGTILGESVGDDLVHEIFRKFCMGK